Within the Nocardioides aurantiacus genome, the region TGCTTCGGCTTCCTGTCGCTGCGCCTCGCCGGTCGGGGTCGCCGGGTGACGGCCTCGGACGTCTCGGCCGGGACGATGCGGCTGCTGGCCACGACGGCCCCGCTCCTCGGCGTACGGCTGGAGACGCGGGTGGCCGACGCCGCCCGCGTCCCCGCCCCCGACCGCAGCGCCGACACGGTGCTCGCTCTCCACCTGCTCGAGCACCTCGACCCCGCGCACGGCGACCGGGTGGTCGCCGAGGCGGTCCGGCTGGCCCGGCGGCGGGTCGTCGTCGCCGTGCCCCTGGAGGACGTCGCCGACGAGACCTGGGGCCACGTCCGCACCGTCACCCTCGACGACCTCCGCGCCTGGGGCCGCTCCACCGGCCTGCCGTACGACGTCCACGAGCACCACGGCGGCTGGCTGGTGGTGGAGACGGGCTAGGGGGTCGGCTCCCCGAGCCTCACCCCGCGACGTAGGGGATCGTCTGGGGACCCTCGGGCAGGACGCAGACGCGGGAGTCGGGGCCGGCGTCGTGGAGGGCGCGCAGCACGGTCTCGGCGACGTCGTCGGTGTGGCCGAGGTGGGCGGAGGCGAGGTCGGGCGCGGAGAGGTACGCCGAGTGCACGACCACGTCGGCGTGGGCCTGCACCTTGGCCTGCACCTGGACCTGCCACTGGTCGGGGACGGTGCGCTCGCGGGCGGCGATGGTGGCGAGCAGCGCCTCCGGGGAGGACTCCGAGGCGAGCACCTCGCGGTAGGAGCCGTGGTCGGGGAAGCCGTCGCGGCACTCCGCGGCGCACACGATGGTGCCCCCCGGGCGGACGACGGTCATGCCGGCCGACATCCCCTTCACCGCCTGGTAGAGGTTCTGGTCGAGCGGGTAGCCCGCGTTGGTCGTCACCACCACGTCGAACAGCGACGGCACCGGCTGCATGGCGAGGCGCTGGGAGGCCTCGCGGGCCGCGGCGTGCATCTCCGGGAGCGAGCCGCCGAAGGCCTGCACGATCCGCTGCTCACGGTTGAGCACCACGTCGAGCCCGAAGTCGACGCCGCCCACGGCCGCCACGACGGCGCGGATGTCGTCGTGCACCGGGTTGCCCTCGATCACCGCCCAGGTGGCGCGCGGGTCGCCGATGCGGCTGGCGTCGTGCAGCGTCAGCACCGTCTCCAGCCCGGCCAGACCGGGCGCGACGAGCTTGGGCCCGCCGCTGAAGCCGGCGAAGAAGTGCGGCTCGACGAACCCGGTCGTGATGCGGACGTCGGCCTCGACCCACTCGCGGTTGAGGAACACCGGTACGCCGCGCCCGTGCCGGCCCAGCCACACCAGCGAGGCGTCGTCACGGGCGTCGTGGTTGACCACGCGCACCTGGTCGGCGACGTCGCCGAGCATCGCCCGGACCTCCTCGTCGGTGTTGCCGCGGTGGGTGCCGGTCGCCACGAGCACGACGACGTCGTCGAGGTCGACGATGCCCTCGAGCTCCTCGAGCACGGCGGGGATCATCAGGTGGCGCGGCTGCGGGCGGGTGCCGTCGCACATCGAGATCGCCACCGTCTGGCCCTTGCTCACCAGCTCGCGCAGCGGCGTGCCGGCCACGGGCTCGCGCAGCGCCCGGCGCAGCAGGCCGCGCTGGTCCTCGGCCGCCTCGACGTAGGTCGGCTCGACCACGGTGGTGCGGTCGGCGGGGAGCTCGACGTCGAGGCCGGACTCGCCGTACGCCAGGTGGACGGTGAGCGTCTCGCCAGGAGCTGCTGATGTCATGGAGCCACCCTGCCACGCACCGTCGCAGGCCACCTCAGCCCAGCAGGCCGAGCTTGCCGCCCTCGTAGACCGCCTCGGCGCGGCTGGAGACGCCGAGCTTGCGCAGGATGTTGCCGACGTGGAACTTGGCCGTGGTCTCGGAGATGAACAGCTCGCGCCCGATGTCGCGGTTGGACATGCCGTGCGCGAGCAGCACCAGCACCTCCTCCTCGCGCTGGGTCAGCCGCGCCGAGGCGTCGACGGGCGGGGCGTTGAGCCCGCGCACCATGGCGGCGGCGGAGCGGGCGTCGAAGGCGCTGCCGCCACGGGAGACGTCGCGGATGGCCTGGATCAGGGCGGAGGTGTCGACGTCCTTGACGACGTAGCCCTTGGCCCCGGCCCGGATGGCGCGCAGCACCAGCTGGTCGTCGAGGAAGGTGGTCAGCACCAGCACGCCGAGACCCGGGTGGGCCCGGGTGAGCTCGCCGCACAGCTCGATGCCCTCGCTGTCGGAGGACGAGGAGAGCTTCAGGTCCATCAGCACGATGTCGGGCCGGGTGCGCTCGACGGCCCGCATCGCCTCGGCCGACGACGACGCCTCGGCCACCACGACCAGGTCGGGCTCGCGCTGCAGGATGGTGGTCAGCCCCTGCCGCACGATCGCGTGGTCGTCGACGAGCAGGATGCCCACCTGTCCCGCGCCGGCCGTTCCGGGCTGGTCGTGGTCGGGGCGGACCGGGGTGCCGATCATGAGACCTCCTCGTGGGGCGGGGACGGCCGCGGGGTGCGGCCCAGCTCGGTGACGGTGGCGCCGCCCGGCGCCGCGTCGGGGTCGTCGGGGTCGAGCGGCAGCCGCAGCTCGACCCGGATGCCGCCGATGCGGGCGCGGCGGAAGGCGAGGTCGCCACCGAGGTCGACGATGCGCGACTCGATGTTGGCCAGCCCGCGGTGGCGGCCGTCGGCCGTGCCGCAGCGCTCGAGCTCGAGCAGCCGGCGCAGCGCCGAGGGGTCGCCGCAGCCGTCGTCGGAGACCGAGACCAGCAGCTCGTCGTCGCGGTAGCGCAGCAGCACCGCGGCGCGGCGGGCACGGGCGTGGCTGACGACGTTGAACAACGCCTCGCCGATGGCGCGGGCCAGCTCGTGGTCGGCGTGGGCCTGCAGCGGACGCACCCGGCCGTGGGTGCGCACGCTGACCTCGAGCCGGCCGCGGTGGTGGGCCGCGACCTCGCGGGCGAGCTCCGGCAGCGTCGCGACCTCCTCGCCGCGGGGCTGGTGCAGCGCGAAGATCGCCCGGCGCAGCTGCTCGACGGCCTCGCCCGACAGGGTCTTGGCCGTGGCCAGCGCCTGCACCACGGACGCGGCCGGCTCGCCCAGCGCCTCGGCGTCGCCGCGGGCGATCTCCACCGACATGCCGGCGGAGAGGACGTACTGCGCCACGCTGTCGTGCAGCTCGCGGGCGATCCGGTGCCGCTCGGTGTCGAGCAGCTCGCGCTGCCGCGCCACCTGCAGCCGCTCCTGCGTGGCCCGCAGCTCCTCGGTGCGCACGGCCAGGTCGCGGCTCTGCGCGGTGGCCTCGTCGTAGAGCTGCTGGGCACGCCGGTGCAGCGTCAGCCCCGCCTGGTACTGCTCGGAGGTGTGCAGCGAGACCGCCGCCTGGTTGGCCAGGATGCGCAGCACCGCGAGGTCGCCCGCCTCGGGCGGCGCCTCCAGCCCGTGGCGGGCCACCAGGCTGCCGATGCGCCGGCCGTCGAGGGTCATCGGCACCCACACCCAGGCGTCGTCGTCGCGGGCCTCGGGGTGCCGGCCGGTGCGCAGGGCGCCCAGCACCTCGCGCAGGTCGGCGGGCAGCGACCTCACGTCGTCGACCACGACGCCGTCGGCACCGCAGGCCAGGAAGCGCGGCCGGGCGCCGGTGAGGCTGTCGTCGGCCAGCGCCAGCAGCGTCCAGTGCGCGTCGAGGTGGGCGGCGGCGGCGCGCAGCACCTCCTCGAGCAGCCCGCGCGGCCCCTCGACCGTGCGCACCAGCGCGCGGGAGATGGAGTCCATCGCCACCACCGCGCGCTGCACGCGCTCGTCGGAGGCGACGTAGGCGCGGTAGTAGGACCCCTTGCCCGACCGGACCCCGGTCAGCCGCGCCAGGTCGGGACGTGCCCGCCGGGGGCGGGCGGGGGTCACGGTCCGACCCCGCTCACAGGGCGTCCATGAACAGCCGGTGGACGTCGGCCTCGTCGGCCTCGCGGGGGTTGGTGGTCAGGCAGGCGTCGTCGAGCGCGGTGTGCGCCATCTGGCGTACGTCGGCCGCGGTGACGCCCAGGTCGGAGAGCCCGCGCGGCACCCCGACGTCGTCGGCCAGCCGGCGCACGTGGGCGGCCAGCATCTCCGCCGCCTCCTCGCCGGGCGCCCGGCCGACCTCGAGGCCGGCGGCCTGGGCGAGGGCGACGAACCGGTCGGGCGTGGCCCGGGCGTTGTAGCGGATGACGTGGGGCAGCAGCACGCCGTTGACCACCCCGTGCGGCGCGTCGAGCAGGCCGCCGACCTGGTGGCTCATCGCGTGGGTGGCGCCCAGGATCGCGTTGGTGAAGGCCAGGCCCGCCTGCAGGCTGGCCTGCGCCATCTTGGCGCGGGCACGCTCCTCGTCGGGGCTGGTGATGGTGGTCCGGAGGTGGCCGCACACCAGCCGCACCGAGGACAGCGCGTGGATGTCGGCCAGCGGGTTGTGGGCCAGCGAGACGTAGGACTCGATGCCGTGGGTGAGGGCGTCGAGCCCGGTCGCGGCGTTGAGCGCCTCGGGCATGGTGGTGAGCAGCCGCGGGTCGGTCAGCGAGATGTCGGGCACCAGCGCCCGGCCCATCACGGTGACCTTCACCGAGCGCTCGGTGTCGGTGACGATGCAGAACTGCGAGACGTCGGCGCCGGTGCCCGAGGTGCTGGGGATCATCAGCATCGGCGGGATCGGTCGGGTCACCTGGTCGACGCCGGCGTAGTCGAGGATGTCGCCGTCGTTGCTCGACAGGATCGCGACGCCCTTGGCGGCGTCGATGCACGAGCCCCCGCCGAGCGCGATGATGACGTCGCAGCCGCGGTCGACGTACCACGCGTGGGCAGCCCGGACCTCGTGGTCCTTGGGGTTGGGCGTGAGGTCGTGCCAGACCTGGGGGTCCAGGCGCGCGTCGCGGAGGTGGCCGAGCAGCAGGTCGACCCAGCCGGCCTCGATGACGCCCGGGTCGGTGACGACCAGCGGTCGCCTGGCGCCCAGCCGGGCGGCGGCGAAGCCGGCCTCGGCCAGTGCACCGACGCCGAAGACGACCTCGGGCGCGTGGAACTTCACGACCGCACCGAGCGCGGCGTCCCCGTCGGGGTCGCGCGGCACCCCGGGA harbors:
- the larA gene encoding nickel-dependent lactate racemase, yielding MTSAAPGETLTVHLAYGESGLDVELPADRTTVVEPTYVEAAEDQRGLLRRALREPVAGTPLRELVSKGQTVAISMCDGTRPQPRHLMIPAVLEELEGIVDLDDVVVLVATGTHRGNTDEEVRAMLGDVADQVRVVNHDARDDASLVWLGRHGRGVPVFLNREWVEADVRITTGFVEPHFFAGFSGGPKLVAPGLAGLETVLTLHDASRIGDPRATWAVIEGNPVHDDIRAVVAAVGGVDFGLDVVLNREQRIVQAFGGSLPEMHAAAREASQRLAMQPVPSLFDVVVTTNAGYPLDQNLYQAVKGMSAGMTVVRPGGTIVCAAECRDGFPDHGSYREVLASESSPEALLATIAARERTVPDQWQVQVQAKVQAHADVVVHSAYLSAPDLASAHLGHTDDVAETVLRALHDAGPDSRVCVLPEGPQTIPYVAG
- a CDS encoding iron-containing alcohol dehydrogenase; protein product: MSLLASTADLGPGVPRDPDGDAALGAVVKFHAPEVVFGVGALAEAGFAAARLGARRPLVVTDPGVIEAGWVDLLLGHLRDARLDPQVWHDLTPNPKDHEVRAAHAWYVDRGCDVIIALGGGSCIDAAKGVAILSSNDGDILDYAGVDQVTRPIPPMLMIPSTSGTGADVSQFCIVTDTERSVKVTVMGRALVPDISLTDPRLLTTMPEALNAATGLDALTHGIESYVSLAHNPLADIHALSSVRLVCGHLRTTITSPDEERARAKMAQASLQAGLAFTNAILGATHAMSHQVGGLLDAPHGVVNGVLLPHVIRYNARATPDRFVALAQAAGLEVGRAPGEEAAEMLAAHVRRLADDVGVPRGLSDLGVTAADVRQMAHTALDDACLTTNPREADEADVHRLFMDAL
- a CDS encoding MadR family response regulator transcription factor, yielding MIGTPVRPDHDQPGTAGAGQVGILLVDDHAIVRQGLTTILQREPDLVVVAEASSSAEAMRAVERTRPDIVLMDLKLSSSSDSEGIELCGELTRAHPGLGVLVLTTFLDDQLVLRAIRAGAKGYVVKDVDTSALIQAIRDVSRGGSAFDARSAAAMVRGLNAPPVDASARLTQREEEVLVLLAHGMSNRDIGRELFISETTAKFHVGNILRKLGVSSRAEAVYEGGKLGLLG
- a CDS encoding MadS family sensor histidine kinase is translated as MTPARPRRARPDLARLTGVRSGKGSYYRAYVASDERVQRAVVAMDSISRALVRTVEGPRGLLEEVLRAAAAHLDAHWTLLALADDSLTGARPRFLACGADGVVVDDVRSLPADLREVLGALRTGRHPEARDDDAWVWVPMTLDGRRIGSLVARHGLEAPPEAGDLAVLRILANQAAVSLHTSEQYQAGLTLHRRAQQLYDEATAQSRDLAVRTEELRATQERLQVARQRELLDTERHRIARELHDSVAQYVLSAGMSVEIARGDAEALGEPAASVVQALATAKTLSGEAVEQLRRAIFALHQPRGEEVATLPELAREVAAHHRGRLEVSVRTHGRVRPLQAHADHELARAIGEALFNVVSHARARRAAVLLRYRDDELLVSVSDDGCGDPSALRRLLELERCGTADGRHRGLANIESRIVDLGGDLAFRRARIGGIRVELRLPLDPDDPDAAPGGATVTELGRTPRPSPPHEEVS